One Coffea eugenioides isolate CCC68of chromosome 2, Ceug_1.0, whole genome shotgun sequence genomic window, CTCCCTTCGCCGGGTGAACGGCTTTCTTTTGCTGAAGCCGGTAATCCTGTGATGACACTGGTATGTGGGTTTTGTTTCCTTATGTGGCCCAAATTACTCGCTTAGTCTCTCTCTGTTGAAGTGAATTGAGATTGGCTTAATTATGTAATTAATTCAACTGTTACATCATCTTGAGGTTTTCCAGTTAGCAATGCAAGATTTTGCTCGTAAGCTTATATTTTCCTTAAATTTTCTTCTAAAACCTGGAAAGAGATAAGCTGAATTTTGGAAAATAAACACTTGTTTAGAGACAGTCACATCATTCCATACTTAAAAATGTGCAGATTAGCACTAATTACTTTTAGACAAATGAAGACAGTAATTAaatttttgtcttgtttctaactttgttcaaaatttggctTTCTCATATTAGGTTGCATTCCTAGTAAGACTATTGGAACCTAATGTTGCCACCGCCTCTGCACGTAGCTCTTTAAAATCCATTTCTGGCAACTGTACTGGTGATCAGCTGGCAATGAGACACTGTTTCCGCTTGGAAGATCCACCTGATGAAAAAAACTCTGTTCTTTCTGAAAGGTTGGTGAGCTTGTTTACGaactaaattaataatttaagcATTGGTCCTAATTGTGACATAAGATATGCAGACCTGCTGAAATGGTTGAGCAAGAAACTCCTAGAAGTGATGAGCAATACCCTGAAAAGCGTGAAGAGAACTTGAGCCCAGTTGTTGATGGTGCCCATTTATCAACTGAGGAGGACAACAAGAGTAAGAAGGATTCTCTTGTGGAAGAAGAGAGACCACTGGCTTCTCCAAGTCTTGCATGTGTAGATGAACCTGCATCTGCCAAGGAAACTAATGAAACAACAACTAATGAGGAATCAGAACCTACACATGTCATTGAATCAGATAAACCAGATGTCCCGAAGGAACAGGAGCCAGCGAATGCTGAGAAATCAGATGATTTAGCAATGGAAGTGGAAGTTCCTCCTGGTTTTGAGAAGGAGCCAGATGATGCAGCCCCACTGGGGGAACCTTCTGAATCAGCGGATGTTTCAAAGGATATGGACTTGGAAATGAAAGATCGTGTGGAACTAACTGCCTCAAATTTGGTGGCAGAGAATGAAGCAAATAAAGGTGTGCTAGAAGAAAATTTTGTTGAACTAGACTGCTTCTAATGAGGGTCTTTCTTGTAGGTAGATGAACATGCTTAAAACAGCCTTTGGATGTCAATAGGAATTAATTTGCAAAAAAAGTCAGATAACATTGAGGAGAATGGGAGGGTCTAGTGATTAAAGCTGTTAAGTACACTATGCTCCATGTATGTTCTGCAATTTGATAAAAACATTGACAGATTCAAATTCATGACCTATTGTGTGATTTTATaggggaataaaatataaaCATCCACCATTTGCCCCTCTTTAAGGATTTGCTACTACTTAGAACTCTTATTATACTTGACAAAGTTGGTAGTATTTTTCTTAGATTTTGCTGCTTGCTGATGCAGAAGCTAAAGATATCATTGATGAGGAGAAATGTGCTTTGGAGATGAAAAATGATCTTGCCACTGATAAGATAAAACGAGCTGCGGTTACTGCTCTATCAGCTGCTGCAGTGAAGGCAAAGCTTCTAGCTAAGCAAGAAGAACAACAAATTCAACGACTTGCTGCACTCTTAATTGAAAAGCAGGTACAGTTATTACCAACCAAAGCTTCATCATGAGGCTTCAATTACTTAAACCAATTAGTGAAAGCTAAGTGCTCTTGTTGATTGGTGGTTTGTTAGGTGGACCTTTATTTATTAATGTATTTTTAAGCTACTAAGCAAGACACCTGGGGATAAAACAATGcaagttttattgctttaaagAATCCCTGTTTTGTAGTTGCACTAGTTGGACCTTTATTTATTGGGGATAAAACAATGCAAGTTTAGCTGGTTCGCTTGTCATTCTTTAGCTGTTAAAAACAGTTTCATTCTCTTTTCCGTATTGAAAATGTGTCTAAACGTCATTGAGAAACATAGCATATGTTTCTCAAGTTGTCTGATAAGATTATTTGACTTTCAACTAGTTATTTTCCCGTGTCATGTGTTGGACTGATGAAAAGTGAGAATTAGCAAAAGAAGAGTTTTAGAATTTATTATAGATTGTAAGTTATGTTTGGTGTGAAATATCTATCAATTGACTTCTCTAAATCTGTCTAGGGCCTGAACCTCTTACGCTGCTTAGTGATTGAATGGCTAATAATGGGCTAGCTAGCTTGGCCAATTTATTAGAGTTTCCCATTATTTaaagttttattgctttatagAATACCTGTTTTGTAGTTGCACAAGTTGGAAACCAAGTTGGCTTTTTTCAATGATATGGAGAATGTTGTAATGAGAGTTCGGGAGCAGTTGGAAAGGTCAAAGCAGAGGCTTTTTCACGAGCGGGCGCAAATAATAGCAACTCGACTTGGGAAGCCAGGTTCTCGGACAATGTCACAACAATTGCCTGTCAACAGAGTGGCAATGGCTTTTGCAAACTCTGCACCGAGGCCCATTATTGGTATGATCTCTCCAAGGCCACCGGTTTCTAAACCCATAATAGCATCAAATCCAGCGTCAAGTTCATTTCTACCTGCAACTATTGCAGGAAGTTCAGTGCAGCCGTCCAATCAGGACCAACCTTCTTCAGTTGTCACTAAGTAGCTTCTGGTGACATGCACATGGATCGTCTCATTCTTGCTGGTCCTGACTGTGGCCCCCATTTAACAAGTATGTACAATACTTACTTTTGTGGTAGTGAATGTTAAAAATAAAGTAGGAGATTCTGATTccaaaaaaatagaataaaatagaaaagaaagacaaagaaATTGATTAACCTTTAAGATTCTACTTGTGGATAAACCGGCAGATTTTTTTCTTTACTTGACCTTTGctcatcatgaaaatgagccatCTAGTTAAAATTTTTTAGAGTTTCTGGTTTCCTTGTCTTGGTAATTTTGCCCCTCATTGTgttggttcctttcttttcttccctgcTAAGCGGATGATGAGTTGTGTTCAGAACTTTTAGAGTCATTTTTCTTTGTTCTCTAGATTAAATTTCTTAAAGCCTGTGGTGAAGCAAACGTTGTGGTGTTTCTTTGCTCTTGAATGTTTTATGATCTAAAGTTGTGTCCACTCAACCTGAATGAGAGGACTTCGGTATGAGAAAATTAGGTTGGCATTTATGGCACCAGAAGATAAAGCAATACCAAAATAGGGAAACTCTTTTTCCTCTGTCTGACAGTCGAAAAAGTTCATTGATGATTCTTGCCCTTGGTTACCATCTATACATTCAGCAGATGCATCTTCAGGACGCAGTTACTCTAGTTTTTTGTTCCTTTTATTTTTCGGGTGGATTTGCTGGGCGTTTTGAATGCAGTATAACATCGTCCCTGCTATGCATACATTAGTATCAATCTCTGATTTCTCTTGTATTATTGCTGTGTGTTGAGAACGTGATCCATATATTAATCAGGTGTGCCAGCATGTTTTGTTCGGCTATATAATTGGAAGATCACCGAGACCATTAAAAGCATCTATATGCTTCTTCGAATGGATTGGAGGCTGGATCCAGATTGAATTGGCTCATAATTTGTTTGCATCCCCGTGGAAGAACTTATTATGAAGCCTCTAGATGGATGTAGAAATTTTCTCACTAAAGCATCTTAGGTTAGATGAATTGTTAAAATATACAGCATGCAGTTTCTAAGAGAATTGGTGATTgtggtcctttttttttttttaacctccAATTGATAGGCATAGGATTTAAACCCTGAGTCCTCTCCTAACCACTGAGTTAGCCCTGAGTTATTGTGGTATTTAGTGTTAACCAACTTTGAATTTGTGAAGCTTTtgtctccccccccccccccctcctcctcttcctcctcctcctcttcacCGTTGACAGTAGCATGTCGTCCATATAAATTTTCCTGAGTTAAACTGTTTCGGCTGCTGCTGGGTTTTTGTTCATGCAAGCACCGTCATCTGTCTGATTAAAACAGTCGGCATGCGGATGAGAGCTAACAGGATGCAACTACTTCAGCCATTGACATTAAAATACGTTTCAAAGTGTTGACATAAAAAGAGCACCTGTAAACAGCACTGGAGCGCTTTATGTGGGCTTCGAATCATAAGCCTCCGCCAACAGAACCTGGAGTACTTTTATACTCTTGGCAGGGGTTGGAAGAATGGGACTGCAGGCGAAATTAATTACACCTTAAAAGGTTAAAGAGCCTCGATAATGTAAGATTATTGACCGTAAATTTGTTTTTAAGTTCAAAGTTTGGCTACGCATGCACTCGATCATGACAATGCAGCCTACTACTATTACCTAAAATATGTTATACAGAACGGATACCAGTTGACCTCAAAACATCACCCGAAACCCCAATTCCCACCCAAACACAGTCCAAAGAAGGCCAAGCGCACGATTGCACCCATACCAAGCCGCCCAACGCCCGAGTGATGTTTACTGCTTGTTGGATAAACAACTATTCTAGCAAGgtctcaagaaaaataaaaattctaaCTGTTAAAACCAGTACATGGCACAAGTAAGCAGAGGATTGCTGTCTGGCATTGTCGGAAAGGAAAACATCCTGTTCACTATTGACAGAAGAGAGCATGGAATACTAGGAAGCTTTATGAAAACAGGCAATAGATACAGAGGAGGATAAACTTCTGAAAGTCAACAAACATCTAGAGACCATCAGCTTTTCTCACGCAAACATCAATGTACAAGTTTGGCCtcataaatcaaataaataaaatgaagatGAGCCAGATGGTGGAGTGCTTTGGAGGATTTGTTCTGTAATCAGACTCAAGACCATGTTACTCAATTTAACACTCGCACCCAGATGACCTCTGCTGGCTGCTGCTTGCAACATCAATAGTGTCAGGCAAGTATCTTCATGACGTTCAATGCCCCACAAGATAAAAGCAACGACATTTTATCAGTACATTCTCAGCATATTCTAAAAACCGAATAGAGCATACCAAgtagataaaataagaaaattgtaTCAAAAGCACCAGGAACCTTTATAGTCTTATATTCTGACTTCGAGTTAATTTGAAATAGCAAAAGGCCATGTTTACAGTGCTCCAAAGATTATTAATCAAATTGTATTTTGCAAGCTCAAGATAATCATGATTGAACTTGAGTAAGTTTCATATTGTCTAACAATGAATGGAGTATTTCTCAAAGCTATCAACTTGCAAAAGAAATATCCATTTCTTGAATTCATGCAGACCTAGGGACAAAAGGTAGGTAAGAAATGGGCCGGCCATATGCAGCTAACATGTGAGTGTTTTCACGTGGAACCAGGAAATTTAATAAACTTATAAGACAAACATTAGTTGGTGTCCTGATTTATGTGCCAATTCCTCCGACTACCTGAGTTTGATGTCAATTTGTCTAGAACACATATAACATGGTTTATCTCTTTAAAGAATTTCTTTCCCTAGTAACTAATTACTGGAGAATAATGATTCAGACTtacatttcttcttcttctccactTTTTAAGGCATTTTTGGCAATGCATTGAAAAGCTTCTTCCACATTTGTGCCATCCTTTGCAGAAGTCTCAAAGTATGGAATGTTTCCCTTAGAGGCACACCATGCTCGGGCCTTTTTCTCAGACACCTGTTGTTTCCAcataaaatttaaacttttaGACACTAAAAGTATTTTAACTTTTAGGATGAACTATTTACTGGTACAACCATTTATCAGTGCGTCAGAGTTTAAAATTATGCAAATCATATTTAAAACTTACCACTCTACTATTTCCACCATCCACATCAATCTTGTTTCCCAGCACAACAAATGGAAAATTATCTGGATCTGAAGGACTGGCCTGCAGTATATTATTATATGATTCAAAGAAATTCAGTTTTCCAATATAATCAAGCACTCTAAAATCTCACTGATGCTGGACCTTTGCTCATAACTCATGCCAAATTACCTGTATGAGGAACTCTTCCCTCCAATTATTTAGATTATCAAAAGACTTCATCACATTCGCATCGTAAACAAGGACACAGCAATCCGCACCACGATAGAAAGCAACACCAAGGCTCTGAAACCTTTCCTGCCCTGCTGTATCCCAAATCTATGTAACACATGAACCACAATCTTAAGCCTTCGCACTAGAAGTTACATACCAGATATGTAGTAACATTTTAGAATGAAAAGAAGCTCAACCATGGGTAATATTATGCACGAGAACTAGTGATGCCACTAAATTGGAAAGAAATAAACAACATCCATGAGACAAACACAACCCTTGTGTCTTTactagaaaaatatatttatttacaaCCCTTATGTTCATTGATTACAGCTTTGCTGAACaaaagttttcttccttgttccTACAAGAAACACCTTACTGCCAGAGGATATCTAAGACAATTAAGTGCACCAAACAGCTAAAGGTATATCTCAGACATTCATATTCCCAAATTGGATTGTTTATACGACAAAATAGTTCTGGGTGGGATGGAGTTACCGCTGAATGACTGTTATACTGATTCCATTAGAATTCCTCTCAACTCCCTTAACTTGCTTTTTCTGAAGAATGTGATTTTGACAATAAGTCCTAAAACCTATCCTTGATCTAATTCATAGCAATTACTCAAAGAGAACGAAAACACTATTAAACAatattttcaccaaaaaaatCCGAGCATTATCGCATAGGATATTACACACAAACATCTATATTTGTAtcaaatattttctaaattatTCTCCTAAATTCTGACTATGCCGTAGGCAAGGCTGGAACCAGTGAAATCTGGGAGCGAAAAATAGGAAATCAGAAAACAGCATTTCAGCTTAGTGAATTCCTATGTTACTGCTCCACTAAGCCTCTATTGATGCTCCTTAGTGAACCAAGTAATAAACAATTGCAATGACACAGACCTGCAAAGTGAAGAGCCTGTCTTCAAACTGCACTTCTTTTGTCAAGAAATCAGCTCCAATAGTTGCCTTGTATTGATTGCTGAACTTCTTGTTTACATACCTAAAATCATCGATTCAAGGCAACCAAACTGACAAAAAGACAAACAAGCAAGCAGCCAGCAAATGCAAAACCCCGGAATGAAATTTCAA contains:
- the LOC113761641 gene encoding ras-related protein RABG3f, producing the protein MPSRRRTLLKVIILGDSGVGKTSLMNQYVNKKFSNQYKATIGADFLTKEVQFEDRLFTLQIWDTAGQERFQSLGVAFYRGADCCVLVYDANVMKSFDNLNNWREEFLIQASPSDPDNFPFVVLGNKIDVDGGNSRVVSEKKARAWCASKGNIPYFETSAKDGTNVEEAFQCIAKNALKSGEEEEIYLPDTIDVASSSQQRSSGCEC